The Denitrificimonas caeni genome has a segment encoding these proteins:
- a CDS encoding DUF58 domain-containing protein → MIIKPSRTLLISTGILLFFAISLGTAHALHVNLPSIIDTGFIALALGMLLLSLIDAWRLSKQAPPSCERILPHTLSLGHNTSVRLNFSHSYQRPIQIQYFDDLPDSFQFQQLPYHLQLQPNKISSSQYQIKPLQRGRFTIAGCAVRLPSPWHLWTAQHFLAQPSTLRVFPDFSRMQSGQLQANERWLNQLGVQQQQRRGTGLEFHQLREFRIDDSIKHIDWKATARKRLPIVREYQDERDQQIIFLLDCGRTMRSQDSDLSHLDHALNACLLLAYSALRQGDAVGIHTFAGPSCVLAPRKGQGQISVLLNALYDIQASQQSADYSAAVKQLLLQQKRRALVIVISNIADEVDSDLLAAMAQLKKHHRTLLVSLREEVLDTLREQPVHSYQQALEYCGGIDYLQTRQHNQRKLVSQGVDFIDVRPSQLTTKLLSYYLSLKKAGQA, encoded by the coding sequence ATGATTATCAAGCCATCTCGCACCTTGCTAATCAGCACTGGCATCTTACTATTCTTCGCCATCAGCTTAGGAACAGCCCATGCCTTGCACGTTAACCTGCCCAGCATAATTGATACAGGGTTCATTGCCCTGGCGCTGGGTATGCTGCTGTTGTCCTTAATCGATGCATGGCGCTTGTCTAAACAAGCGCCGCCCAGTTGTGAGCGGATTTTACCGCATACCCTTTCTTTAGGGCATAACACCAGCGTCAGGTTAAACTTCAGCCATAGCTACCAGCGGCCCATCCAGATTCAATATTTTGATGATCTACCAGATAGCTTTCAATTCCAGCAACTGCCATATCACCTGCAACTGCAACCTAACAAAATCAGCAGCAGCCAATACCAAATTAAACCACTGCAACGCGGACGCTTTACCATTGCCGGTTGTGCAGTGCGCTTACCCAGTCCCTGGCACCTCTGGACTGCACAGCATTTTTTAGCACAACCAAGCACCCTGCGGGTATTTCCAGACTTTAGTCGTATGCAAAGCGGGCAGTTACAAGCCAATGAGCGCTGGCTCAATCAGTTGGGCGTACAACAGCAGCAGCGGCGCGGCACTGGCCTTGAGTTTCATCAGCTGCGTGAGTTTCGCATTGATGACAGCATCAAACACATTGACTGGAAAGCCACAGCACGAAAACGTCTGCCCATTGTGCGTGAATATCAAGATGAGCGCGACCAGCAGATCATTTTTTTATTGGACTGCGGACGCACTATGCGCAGCCAAGATAGCGACTTGAGTCACCTCGATCACGCTTTAAATGCATGCTTGCTCCTCGCTTATAGCGCCTTACGTCAAGGTGATGCGGTTGGCATACACACCTTTGCTGGCCCAAGCTGTGTTCTTGCCCCACGTAAAGGACAGGGGCAAATCTCTGTGCTATTGAATGCACTCTACGATATCCAAGCCAGCCAACAAAGTGCGGATTACAGTGCCGCAGTTAAGCAATTATTGTTACAACAAAAGCGTCGAGCCCTGGTGATTGTTATTAGTAACATTGCTGATGAAGTGGATAGCGATTTACTCGCCGCCATGGCGCAACTTAAAAAACACCATCGCACTCTCTTAGTGAGCTTACGTGAAGAGGTTTTAGATACCCTGCGTGAGCAGCCCGTACACAGCTACCAGCAAGCCTTAGAGTACTGTGGCGGTATAGACTACTTGCAAACTCGGCAGCACAATCAACGCAAGTTAGTCAGTCAAGGCGTTGATTTTATTGACGTACGCCCCAGCCAGCTCACGACCAAGCTGCTCAGTTACTATCTCAGCCTAAAAAAAGCAGGGCAGGCTTAA
- a CDS encoding DUF4129 domain-containing protein, whose product MHLNKAQAVLRPRNPWEAIDLGVLLARRHSALLMATWAVLTLPLFAILTVIFWQQPSVAVLVIWWLKPAFERLPLYILSNALFANTPSLRDSFKALPKLLKPQLLASLTWRRLSVTRSFDLPVLQLENLSGPARQQRLVTLGRNYTRAPTWLTIIGLHIEMALWISLLALLYLFIPAQLQTDWSWAKLLQISQSQWLWAEHLSNLLYVLVLIIWEPIYVACGFTLYLNRRTELEAWDIELALRNLAKRLTSSLGVFLCALLLLLPLSDNAFAQSFTQDNINTQNQELGVEQPRLLKQMLNSEQAQQSIKATLDAPPFENYKTISNWQLRKSKTDTKDTHEFNVPDWLKNLVEYLSFSVQVVLWSTLLLLSALLLWRYRQWLSTFAQKLRPIKKAAPPPVQTLFGLEVNNQSLPDDLIASAQSLWSSDQRAALSLLYRGFLNYLLQQQTLPLTAAHTENEVLAMTDALDPQLQFYGQQLTQYWVNLAWGHRLPAHSQFVQLCQQWQELQQQERSQ is encoded by the coding sequence ATGCATCTTAATAAAGCACAAGCGGTATTGCGGCCACGCAACCCTTGGGAAGCCATTGATCTTGGGGTGCTACTCGCGCGCCGCCACAGCGCTTTATTAATGGCGACATGGGCCGTTCTCACCTTGCCTTTATTTGCCATTCTCACGGTAATTTTTTGGCAGCAGCCCAGTGTTGCGGTACTGGTTATTTGGTGGCTTAAACCAGCTTTTGAACGTTTGCCTTTATATATTCTATCCAATGCTCTATTCGCTAACACACCGAGCTTGCGTGATAGTTTTAAAGCCTTACCCAAACTACTCAAGCCACAACTACTTGCCAGCTTAACGTGGCGCAGGCTCAGCGTCACCCGTAGCTTTGATTTACCAGTTCTGCAATTAGAAAACTTATCTGGCCCAGCTCGCCAACAACGCTTAGTGACTTTAGGCCGTAATTACACCCGTGCCCCCACCTGGCTCACCATTATTGGTCTGCATATTGAAATGGCCCTCTGGATTAGCCTCTTAGCTTTGCTTTACCTGTTCATTCCAGCGCAGCTACAAACAGACTGGAGCTGGGCAAAACTCTTACAAATCAGTCAAAGCCAATGGTTATGGGCCGAGCATTTAAGCAACTTACTCTATGTTTTAGTGCTGATTATTTGGGAGCCAATATATGTGGCCTGCGGTTTTACCCTGTACCTCAATCGACGCACGGAACTGGAAGCTTGGGATATTGAGTTGGCGCTGCGTAACTTAGCCAAGCGTTTAACCAGTAGCTTAGGGGTTTTTCTCTGCGCCCTGCTGTTGTTACTGCCTTTAAGTGATAACGCTTTCGCACAATCTTTTACACAGGATAATATCAACACACAAAATCAAGAGTTAGGTGTTGAGCAGCCGCGCCTACTCAAGCAAATGCTAAACAGTGAGCAAGCCCAACAAAGCATCAAAGCCACCTTAGACGCACCACCTTTTGAAAACTATAAAACCATTAGCAACTGGCAACTGCGCAAGAGCAAAACCGACACTAAAGATACTCACGAATTTAACGTGCCAGACTGGCTAAAAAACCTCGTAGAGTATTTATCCTTCAGCGTACAGGTGGTTTTATGGAGTACCTTATTGTTGCTCAGTGCTCTGCTGTTATGGCGCTACCGGCAATGGCTCAGCACCTTTGCGCAGAAACTGCGGCCCATTAAAAAAGCAGCGCCACCACCTGTACAAACACTTTTTGGTCTGGAAGTGAATAACCAGAGCCTGCCTGATGACCTGATTGCTAGCGCACAAAGCCTGTGGTCGAGCGATCAGCGTGCAGCTTTAAGCTTACTCTACCGCGGCTTTCTCAATTATTTACTGCAACAACAAACACTGCCTTTAACAGCTGCGCACACTGAAAACGAAGTGCTGGCGATGACTGATGCTCTGGACCCACAACTACAGTTCTATGGCCAACAACTGACCCAATACTGGGTTAATTTAGCCTGGGGCCACCGCTTACCCGCGCACTCGCAATTTGTCCAGCTATGTCAACAATGGCAAGAGTTACAACAGCAGGAGCGCAGCCAATGA
- the mvaT gene encoding histone-like nucleoid-structuring protein MvaT — MSLINEFRETKERIKELENRLANLSQDSNLQKELEFEEKLRALMAEYNKSLRDITVIIDPQAAERGAVKTKTRTRKPRQTKQYNNPHTGAVIETKGGNHKILKEWKAKWGGDTVESWVTLLD; from the coding sequence ATGTCATTGATTAATGAATTCCGCGAAACTAAAGAGCGCATCAAAGAGCTGGAAAACCGCTTAGCGAACTTATCGCAAGACAGTAACTTACAAAAAGAACTCGAGTTTGAAGAAAAACTGCGCGCACTCATGGCTGAGTACAATAAGTCTCTACGCGATATTACCGTCATTATTGACCCACAAGCGGCAGAGCGCGGTGCTGTTAAAACTAAAACCCGCACCCGCAAACCACGTCAAACTAAGCAGTACAACAACCCACATACTGGCGCAGTGATTGAAACCAAAGGTGGTAATCACAAAATCCTCAAGGAATGGAAAGCCAAATGGGGTGGTGACACTGTTGAATCTTGGGTTACTTTGCTCGACTAA
- the purU gene encoding formyltetrahydrofolate deformylase, whose amino-acid sequence MHTFRLIIACPDRVGIVAKVSNFLATYNGWIHQASHHSDEQSGWFFMRHEIRAESLPFDLEGFKQAFTPIANEFSMTWQVTDSAVKKRVVLMASRESHCLADLLHRWHRNELDCEIPCVIANHDDLRSMVEWHGIPFFHVPVDPKDKEPAFAEVSRLIDEHEADCVVLARYMQILPPDLCQKYHGRVINIHHSFLPSFVGAKPYHQAALRGVKLIGATCHYVTEELDAGPIIEQDVVRVSHRDRVEDMVRNGKDVEKMALARGLRYHLQDRVLIHDNKTVVFD is encoded by the coding sequence ATGCACACGTTTCGCCTTATTATTGCTTGCCCTGACCGGGTTGGTATTGTCGCCAAAGTCAGTAACTTTTTAGCGACCTATAACGGCTGGATTCATCAAGCAAGCCATCACTCGGATGAGCAGAGCGGTTGGTTTTTTATGCGCCATGAAATTCGCGCGGAGTCATTGCCATTCGATTTAGAAGGCTTCAAGCAGGCGTTTACTCCCATTGCCAATGAGTTCTCCATGACTTGGCAGGTCACCGACTCAGCGGTTAAAAAGCGTGTGGTATTAATGGCCAGCCGCGAATCGCATTGCTTGGCCGACCTTCTGCACCGTTGGCATCGCAATGAGCTGGATTGTGAGATTCCTTGCGTGATTGCTAATCACGATGACTTGCGCAGTATGGTCGAGTGGCACGGAATCCCATTTTTCCACGTGCCAGTGGATCCTAAAGATAAGGAGCCAGCCTTTGCTGAGGTGAGTCGCTTAATTGATGAGCATGAAGCAGATTGTGTGGTGTTGGCCCGCTATATGCAGATTCTGCCGCCTGATTTGTGTCAGAAATATCATGGTCGAGTGATTAATATCCATCACAGTTTCTTGCCGTCGTTTGTCGGTGCTAAGCCTTACCATCAAGCAGCTTTGCGTGGCGTTAAACTCATTGGTGCGACTTGCCACTATGTGACTGAAGAGCTGGATGCGGGACCTATTATTGAGCAAGATGTGGTACGTGTGAGCCACCGTGACCGAGTTGAAGATATGGTGCGCAATGGTAAGGACGTGGAGAAAATGGCCTTAGCGAGAGGTTTGCGCTACCACTTACAGGACCGTGTGTTGATTCACGATAATAAAACTGTGGTGTTTGACTGA
- a CDS encoding AAA family ATPase — MSQSPEDLELNIEAASATPEQEPENSANPEQEPATTTETSLTQPSKAEQQRERASRLMQAVRDELDKALIGQTAVVEGVLCTLIAAGHVLIEGVPGLGKTLLVRALAQCFSGQFSRIQFTPDLMPSDVTGHAIYDLASEQFKLRKGPAFTNLLLADEINRAPAKTQAALLEVMQERSITLEGRSLAVPQPFMVLATQNPIEQEGTYPLPEAELDRFMVKLHIDYPAEQEEQRLVRSVTGSAHADMLEQTALRTLLQPRDVQAIQKIATAIAVDDQVLNYAVNLVRMTRQWPGLSSGAGPRASIDLIRFARARALLHGHAFVTPDDIKSSALNVLRHRVHICAELEIEGLQVEQVLQQLLNQVPAPRL; from the coding sequence ATGAGTCAAAGCCCTGAAGATCTAGAATTGAATATCGAGGCTGCCAGCGCCACGCCAGAGCAAGAACCAGAAAACTCAGCCAATCCTGAGCAAGAGCCAGCTACTACGACCGAAACCAGCCTGACCCAGCCCAGTAAAGCCGAACAGCAACGCGAACGCGCCAGCCGCCTTATGCAGGCCGTTCGTGATGAATTAGACAAAGCTTTGATTGGCCAAACAGCAGTTGTTGAAGGCGTACTTTGCACTCTAATTGCAGCCGGCCATGTGCTCATTGAAGGGGTCCCGGGTTTAGGTAAAACCCTATTGGTACGTGCTCTAGCCCAATGCTTTAGTGGGCAATTTAGTCGAATCCAATTCACTCCTGATCTCATGCCCAGCGATGTTACCGGTCACGCCATCTACGATCTGGCCAGTGAGCAGTTTAAGTTGCGCAAGGGCCCTGCATTTACCAACTTATTACTGGCCGATGAAATCAACCGCGCACCGGCCAAAACTCAAGCAGCATTATTAGAGGTTATGCAAGAGCGTAGCATCACCTTAGAAGGTCGCTCTCTCGCCGTACCCCAACCATTTATGGTACTGGCAACACAAAACCCCATCGAACAAGAAGGTACTTACCCGCTGCCTGAAGCTGAACTCGACCGCTTTATGGTAAAGCTGCACATTGACTATCCAGCAGAACAAGAAGAACAACGCTTAGTGCGCAGCGTAACCGGTTCTGCCCATGCTGATATGCTCGAACAAACAGCCTTGCGCACCTTACTGCAACCCCGCGATGTCCAAGCCATCCAAAAAATTGCAACAGCCATAGCGGTGGATGATCAAGTGCTCAATTACGCGGTCAATTTAGTGCGCATGACCCGCCAGTGGCCCGGTTTAAGTAGCGGTGCAGGACCACGGGCCTCCATCGACTTAATTCGTTTTGCCCGCGCCCGTGCACTCTTGCATGGCCACGCCTTTGTTACCCCAGACGACATTAAAAGCTCAGCACTCAACGTCTTGCGCCACCGTGTGCACATTTGCGCAGAGTTAGAAATAGAAGGCTTACAAGTTGAGCAGGTCCTGCAACAGCTACTCAATCAGGTTCCAGCGCCACGCCTATGA
- a CDS encoding RDD family protein: MNNQALTGAVRAEPLLDTQLYLETPEGIYLALRPAGLPVRMLAFTIDLLLRGALLALAGAAWLYLGKFGLGLASISAFILLWWYMVLFEVLNQGRSPGKQLLGLQVIHTDGTPVGWAGSLTRNLLRVVDLLPFAYGVGILSMLNNAHFQRVGDIAAGTLVVYQARTHQRAALPEVTASPLPFPLSLSEQQAVLSFAERHQQLSTQRSEELAAIIAPALSVSPPQAVTRLHAIARGILGPL, translated from the coding sequence TTGAACAATCAAGCACTGACTGGCGCTGTACGCGCCGAGCCTCTTTTAGATACGCAATTGTACCTAGAAACGCCTGAAGGTATTTACCTAGCTTTGCGTCCAGCAGGTTTACCGGTACGCATGTTAGCCTTTACGATTGATTTATTACTGCGCGGTGCTTTACTCGCTCTGGCTGGTGCTGCTTGGCTGTACTTGGGCAAATTTGGCTTGGGCCTCGCTTCAATCAGCGCCTTTATTTTGCTGTGGTGGTACATGGTGTTGTTTGAAGTCCTCAATCAAGGCCGCTCGCCTGGCAAACAACTGCTTGGCCTGCAAGTCATCCACACTGACGGCACCCCTGTTGGTTGGGCCGGATCATTAACCCGTAACTTATTACGGGTCGTTGATCTACTGCCTTTTGCGTACGGCGTGGGCATTCTCAGCATGCTCAATAACGCTCACTTTCAGCGTGTTGGGGATATAGCTGCTGGCACCTTAGTCGTGTATCAAGCACGTACTCATCAACGCGCAGCGCTGCCCGAGGTAACCGCCAGCCCGCTACCATTCCCGTTGAGCCTCAGCGAACAGCAAGCGGTCTTGAGCTTTGCTGAGCGTCACCAACAACTTTCAACACAACGCTCTGAGGAATTGGCCGCTATTATAGCACCGGCATTATCGGTCAGCCCGCCGCAAGCGGTCACACGCTTGCACGCTATTGCCCGCGGTATTTTAGGCCCGTTATGA
- a CDS encoding stage II sporulation protein M — MKQAIFEKKHQKTWLAFAQTVQALSSGKAQPNELHSFIQDYRRICQHLALAKQRGYSYPLLESLELLALQGHQQFYRHKSPIFEQLLALIVIEFPATVRQQWRYVAVAGGLFFGSLALMALLTGLFPNLIYSLLSPAQVANMEHMYDPAQRLIGPMSLRNHQDDWVMFGFYIMNNIGIAFQTFASGLVFGLGSVFFLLFNGLNIGAIAGHLTRVGYTDTFWPFVIGHGAFELTAIVLAGAAGLKLGAALIAPGPVTRATALRQAAAVSVKLIGGVVVFLVLAAFIEAYWSSSTSIASSVKYTVGAALWLLVLFYLFASGRNRYAS; from the coding sequence ATGAAGCAAGCTATTTTTGAAAAAAAACACCAAAAAACCTGGCTGGCTTTTGCACAAACAGTACAGGCTTTAAGCTCTGGCAAAGCCCAGCCGAACGAACTGCACAGCTTCATTCAAGACTACCGCCGTATTTGTCAACATTTAGCCCTGGCTAAGCAGCGCGGCTACAGCTATCCACTGCTAGAAAGCCTAGAGCTTTTGGCGCTACAAGGTCATCAACAGTTCTACCGCCATAAAAGCCCTATTTTCGAGCAATTACTGGCCTTGATTGTCATTGAGTTCCCCGCCACCGTACGCCAGCAATGGCGCTATGTTGCGGTCGCAGGCGGGTTGTTTTTTGGCAGCTTGGCTTTGATGGCTCTATTAACTGGGCTTTTCCCTAACTTGATTTATAGCCTATTGAGCCCTGCCCAAGTGGCCAATATGGAGCACATGTATGACCCAGCACAACGCTTAATTGGCCCCATGAGTTTGCGCAACCATCAAGATGACTGGGTCATGTTTGGCTTTTACATTATGAACAATATCGGCATTGCCTTTCAGACCTTCGCCAGCGGTTTAGTGTTTGGCCTTGGCAGTGTTTTTTTCTTACTGTTTAACGGCTTAAATATTGGCGCTATTGCTGGCCATTTAACCCGAGTGGGCTACACAGATACATTTTGGCCTTTCGTGATTGGTCACGGCGCTTTTGAGCTCACCGCAATTGTCTTAGCCGGCGCCGCTGGACTCAAGCTGGGCGCAGCGCTGATTGCGCCTGGCCCTGTAACTCGTGCGACAGCATTACGGCAAGCCGCCGCGGTCAGTGTCAAACTGATTGGCGGAGTGGTTGTTTTTCTGGTTTTAGCAGCTTTTATTGAAGCCTACTGGTCTTCCAGCACAAGCATTGCCAGCTCTGTGAAATACACAGTTGGCGCTGCATTATGGTTGTTGGTCTTGTTCTACTTGTTTGCATCAGGACGCAACCGCTATGCATCTTAA
- the sbcB gene encoding exodeoxyribonuclease I, translating into MTGSIFWYDFETTGIQAHSDRPIQVAGIRTNEQLEEIGEPLNIYCQLAHDILPHPMSSLVTGIGPETLQRQGLLEVDFIEQLHQQLIQPNTCTAGYNNLRFDDEMTRATLYRNFYDPYAREWQGGNSRWDLIDVLRCTWALRPEGIEWPQQDGRVSFKLEQFTAANQIEHGQAHDALADVRATIAVARLLRERQPKLYDYLYALRRKDAVLERLRLMQPVLHVSGMFAAERHCLAPVLPLAWHPANRNALIVCDLHADITPLLELDAEAIKARLYTRHSDLAEGELPIPLKLIHINKSPVVAPLAVLRDEDNQRLGFDHGMLHANYALLKEHAEQWQDKLAVVYQDQRGFAEQDVEQQLYNGFLGPRDRKLSDGVRHAAPEQLQPELWPFDDERLSELLFRYRGRNYPHTLSESELQQWVLFCRGRLTGEHIGAPLTMADYLKAYAELTPEQQLNPAVQAWRHYIHEVELRYQL; encoded by the coding sequence GTGACAGGCAGTATATTTTGGTATGACTTTGAAACCACAGGAATTCAAGCGCACAGTGATCGCCCGATTCAGGTGGCAGGTATTCGTACTAACGAGCAGCTGGAAGAAATCGGCGAACCTTTGAATATTTATTGTCAGCTGGCGCACGATATTTTACCGCACCCGATGTCGAGCCTAGTCACAGGTATCGGGCCAGAAACATTGCAGCGTCAAGGCTTGTTGGAAGTGGATTTTATTGAGCAACTGCATCAGCAACTGATCCAGCCCAACACCTGTACTGCGGGCTACAATAATTTACGTTTCGATGATGAAATGACACGAGCTACTTTGTACCGCAATTTTTACGATCCCTATGCTCGAGAGTGGCAAGGCGGTAACAGTCGCTGGGATTTAATTGATGTATTGCGTTGTACTTGGGCGCTACGCCCAGAAGGCATTGAATGGCCGCAGCAGGATGGTCGCGTTAGTTTTAAGTTAGAACAGTTTACCGCAGCGAATCAGATTGAGCACGGCCAGGCCCATGATGCTTTAGCCGACGTGCGAGCAACTATTGCGGTAGCACGCTTACTGCGAGAGCGACAACCTAAGTTGTATGATTATTTATATGCGCTGCGCCGTAAAGATGCGGTGCTGGAGCGCCTGCGGTTAATGCAGCCGGTGTTGCATGTTTCAGGTATGTTTGCCGCCGAGCGCCATTGTTTGGCGCCCGTGTTGCCGCTGGCTTGGCATCCCGCTAACCGTAATGCGCTGATTGTCTGTGACTTGCATGCTGATATCACGCCACTGTTAGAATTGGATGCGGAAGCGATTAAAGCCCGCCTCTATACCCGTCACAGTGATCTGGCTGAGGGTGAGCTGCCAATTCCACTGAAGTTGATTCATATTAATAAAAGCCCCGTGGTTGCGCCGTTGGCGGTGTTGCGTGATGAAGATAATCAGCGCTTGGGTTTTGACCATGGAATGTTGCATGCAAATTATGCCCTACTTAAAGAGCATGCTGAGCAATGGCAGGACAAACTAGCGGTTGTTTATCAGGATCAGCGTGGGTTTGCAGAGCAAGACGTAGAGCAGCAACTTTACAATGGTTTTTTAGGTCCGCGAGATCGCAAGCTCAGTGATGGGGTGCGACATGCTGCGCCTGAACAGTTGCAGCCTGAACTTTGGCCGTTTGATGATGAGCGCTTGTCAGAGTTACTGTTCCGTTATCGCGGTCGTAACTACCCGCATACTTTGAGTGAGAGTGAGCTGCAACAGTGGGTGTTGTTTTGCCGTGGGCGTTTAACGGGTGAGCACATTGGCGCACCACTTACTATGGCGGATTACCTTAAGGCGTATGCTGAGCTGACTCCAGAGCAGCAGTTAAACCCTGCTGTACAAGCATGGCGTCATTATATTCATGAGGTGGAGTTGCGTTACCAGCTGTAG
- a CDS encoding DUF4350 domain-containing protein, whose amino-acid sequence MKRSYWLIAALILILVALGLVLSKALTISEERIALGASPEARSNAYLAMEYFLREQEVAVDTANALNRLPPLEHEPHTLIILSQDAQLIDQQQVELLNWVAQGGHLVLSAQHEAINNQSSSLLNNLGIKKQLSAELAPVTAPNNSSQTAQPSTQKAANATALTRLYLENEQSPAYFALDTQYHLQDTENRAHAWANSQAATHLLQLSHGQGLITVLSDLKLWQQRQIGQYDHAWLLWYLSQESQVTLFNPPPQQGLLSLLWRYYAMACVLLALLLLLGAWYAAPRFAPISLIADNSRRRLTEHLQAGALFNLRHQGQRSLLIALQKDIKQRAQRRFPAFSGLPVAEQWQVLQQLSRQPVSSISQSMRPPPSKKLSAQAFTQHVARLQQLRNAL is encoded by the coding sequence ATGAAGCGCTCCTATTGGCTGATTGCTGCCCTGATACTAATCTTAGTGGCCTTAGGTTTAGTCTTAAGCAAAGCCCTTACCATCAGCGAAGAGCGTATTGCCCTCGGCGCCAGCCCAGAAGCTCGCAGCAATGCTTACCTCGCCATGGAGTACTTTTTACGGGAGCAAGAAGTCGCGGTCGACACTGCCAATGCCTTAAACCGTTTACCGCCACTGGAGCACGAGCCACACACCTTAATCATTCTTAGCCAAGATGCGCAGCTCATTGATCAGCAGCAAGTCGAGCTTCTAAACTGGGTAGCACAAGGCGGTCACCTAGTGCTGTCCGCGCAACACGAGGCGATAAATAATCAGAGCAGTTCACTACTCAACAATCTTGGCATAAAAAAACAACTCAGCGCCGAGTTAGCCCCTGTAACAGCGCCCAACAATAGTTCTCAAACAGCACAACCCTCTACGCAAAAAGCTGCCAACGCCACTGCACTCACGCGCCTGTACCTTGAAAACGAACAGTCGCCCGCTTACTTTGCTCTCGACACGCAATACCACCTGCAAGACACTGAAAACCGTGCCCATGCATGGGCCAACAGCCAAGCAGCCACGCATTTGCTGCAATTGAGCCACGGCCAAGGACTGATTACCGTACTCAGCGATCTAAAGCTCTGGCAACAGCGTCAGATCGGTCAGTACGACCACGCATGGCTGCTTTGGTATTTGAGTCAAGAAAGCCAAGTCACCCTATTTAATCCGCCACCACAGCAAGGCTTACTCAGTTTACTGTGGCGCTACTACGCCATGGCCTGCGTGCTCTTAGCACTATTACTGCTGCTTGGTGCTTGGTACGCAGCGCCGCGCTTTGCCCCTATAAGTTTAATCGCAGATAACAGTCGGCGACGGCTCACTGAGCACCTGCAAGCCGGTGCGCTATTTAACTTACGCCACCAAGGCCAGCGCAGCCTGCTAATTGCCCTGCAAAAAGACATTAAACAACGTGCACAGCGGCGTTTCCCGGCTTTTTCTGGTTTGCCTGTCGCAGAGCAATGGCAAGTGTTGCAGCAGTTGAGCCGCCAACCTGTATCCTCCATTTCCCAGAGCATGCGCCCGCCGCCCAGTAAAAAGCTTTCGGCCCAGGCCTTTACCCAGCATGTGGCACGTCTTCAACAATTAAGGAATGCATTATGA